The Cololabis saira isolate AMF1-May2022 chromosome 20, fColSai1.1, whole genome shotgun sequence genome includes a window with the following:
- the si:dkey-19b23.8 gene encoding uncharacterized protein si:dkey-19b23.8, with amino-acid sequence MKLWPDKSSGCNYAPFLKGSWKAGRGCEGERLQTDSRASATVPSEPGLKPTMSLSSFHLVQTLKNSPAAFRRRFRRDRTESLSHGDPLFKVHYLGTEKIFSLDREQAQDAITHLLDGIANGKKLGKDHALVVRPRYVEVKELSTGRQLTKTYLQDIAYCAADASRPNVFLYICKHHGQQLQCRVFWCSRAERARDMTACLARSFQRALNDWQQDGSATLTPGEGKGSRVDESSHAPAIAKSSTLPASLGKVRWKRRGSTSRSPLRAITRRGSGSDGWN; translated from the exons ATGAAACTGTGGCCAG ATAAAAGCAGTGGATGCAACTACGCTCCGTTTCTAAAAGGAAGTTGGAAGGCTGGGAGAGGTTGTGAAGGAGAACGGCTCCAGACGGACAGTCGCGCCTCGGCTACAGTTCCCTCGGAGCCCGGCCTGAAACCAACCATGTCCCTCAGCAGCTTCCACCTCGTCCAGACCCTCAAGAACTCTCCGGCTGCCTTCCGGCGCCGCTTCCGCCGCGACCGAACGGAGTCGCTCTCCCACGGCGACCCTCTGTTCAAAGTCCACTACCTCGGCACGGAGAAGATCTTCTCCCTGGACCGCGAGCAGGCCCAGGACGCTATAACGCACCTGCTGGACGGCATCGCCAACGGGAAGAAGCTCGGCAAGGATCACGCCCTGGTGGTGCGGCCGAGGTACGTGGAGGTCAAGGAGCTGAGCACGGGGCGGCAGCTCACCAAGACGTACCTGCAGGACATCGCGTACTGCGCCGCCGACGCCAGCAGGCCCAACGTCTTCCTGTACATCTGCAAGCATCACGGGCAGCAGCTGCAGTGCCGGGTGTTCTGGTGCAGCCGGGCGGAGCGGGCGCGGGACATGACGGCCTGCTTGGCGCGTTCTTTCCAGCGCGCCCTGAACGACTGGCAGCAGGACGGCTCGGCCACGCTGACGCCGGGGGAGGGGAAGGGGAGCCGCGTCGACGAGTCGTCCCACGCTCCCGCCATCGCAAAGAGCTCCACGCTGCCGGCCAGTTTGGGAAAAG TCCGCTGGAAGAGGAGAGGCTCCACATCCCGCAGCCCCCTCAGAGCCATCACCAGAAGAGGATCTGGCTCCGACGGCTGGAACTGA
- the si:dkey-19b23.7 gene encoding uncharacterized protein si:dkey-19b23.7 → MSSASKREREQKRKLQHFLNDLALLGSLQGFKYFQPWLRGKEELLLTVVNEDLGWRSPGFAVSRASSCSLTSSINSSNVSPSSSAPSLASRSSSPLPGEPPGPQDSQPHAHAERQLQAAREPSSEEHLLPASPSEREIAVPEVNCTLFLLAGYIKYGRPYAWIRSNHERLVNIGGTDSMVRDTPMKLKSIADWQTRGIRVWDVVSELVCLCTIPSPSNPFALDMRYIKSLPLPDRFLVTGALLNFLETYVVYGNRDEMHYDKVLEEVKPLRRLHVQSLLDLQRHRRSAEAANSSTLQDTK, encoded by the exons ATGAGCAGCGCCAGT AAAAGAGAAAGGGAGCAGAAGAGGAAGCTACAGCACTTTCTGAATGACTTGGCTTTACTTGGATCATTACAG GGATTTAAATACTTCCAACCATGGCTGAGAGGAAAAGAGGAGTTGCTGCTGACAGTCGTCAATGAGGATCTG GGCTGGCGTTCCCCGGGCTTCGCGGTGTCCAGagcctcctcctgctccctcaCCAGCAGCATCAACAGCAGCAACGTCTCTCCCAGCAGCAGCGCTCCCAGTCTGGCCAGCAGGAGCAGCTCCCCCCTGCCTGGAGAGCCTCCGGGTCCACAAGACTCCCAGCCTCACGCACACGCCGAGAGACAGCTGCAGGCCGCCAG GGAGCCCAGCAGTGAAGAACATCTCCTCCCAGCCTCTCCTAGTGAAAGAGAAATAGCAGTACCA GAGGTGAACTGCACTCTGTTCTTACTGGCCGGCTACATCAAGTACGGACGACCCTACGCCTGGATACGCTCCAATCACGAGCGCCTGGTCAACATCGGCGGAACTGATTCGATGGTCAGGGACACACCTATGAAGCTGAAGTCCATCGCAGATTGGCAGACGCGAG GTATTCGTGTGTGGGATGTCGTAAGCGAGCTGGTCTGCCTGTGCACCATTCCCTCGCCCTCTAACCCCTTCGCCTTGGACATGCGCTACATCAAAAGTCTTCCCCTGCCAGACCGCTTCCTCGTCACAGGAGCTCTCCTCAACTTCCTGGAGACGTACGTGGTGTACGGGAACCGGGACGAGATGCACTACGACAAAG tATTGGAGGAGGTGAAGCCCCTGAGGCGTCTACATGTCCAGTCCTTGCTGGACCTGCAGCGACACAGGCGGAGCGCTGAGGCGGCCAACAGCTCCACTTTACAGGACACGAAGTAA
- the man2b2 gene encoding epididymis-specific alpha-mannosidase — MRVLAVIVFVCGCCCACAAMLEDQPIQTFVIPHSHMDVGWVYTIQESMHAYAANVYSTVTEELSKVKERRFISVEQEFFRLWWDTVASDSQKKQARQLVKDGRLEFIIGGQVMHDEAVTDLEDQILQLTEGHGFLYETFGVRPQFSWHVDPFGASATTPVLFALAGFNAHLVSRIDYDLKDVMQKNKKLQFVWRGSPTLKAQQEIFTHTMDQFSYCTPSQLPFSNRSGFYWNGVALFPDPPKNGVYPNMSLPVTKETVQAYAKTMVENIKQRAAWFRTKHVLWPWGCDKQFYNSSVQFNNMDPLMKYINQNSKELGVTVQYATLSEYFQAIHQSNLTWDVRGSEDFLPYSTEPHQAWTGFYASRNVLKGLARRASSRLHAAETLFTRYRISFPDGPVAKDWALDKLRSLRWAVSEVQHHDGITGTESPKVADMYVQNLMQALMGVEELLAALFLLPHDLGDTSVLGGSVHNKVNQDLEQHVIIYNPLAWNITSIVNITVPFASAAVYDEDGRPVPAQIQMSANSNTSYDLFVIVELGGLQERTYLIKFSETLRSGKSKWVDTYEAKGVLFERRSVKDWVKTGRRLLPVLNECHRLMFDQDTNLLHSITYMNPDKRQVRMTQDFWEYEANGDVKKGPISDNYIFSANGPAVRAYKAVEMEIIPGRIVTEIRQYFYREEADKDFAYSITTRVPGCLGTRLPCHRLEQSYSLGPLHVNTEVVLRTHTSLMNNRTLYSDDNGFQMMKRTYKKFTNNTLSRNYFPMVRAAYIEDDLGRLVLLSDRAHGVSSQVNGELEVMLHRRLWNNVLWNLGYNLTLNDSSVVRPTLWLVLGSVSATSKLYQREAIELQHRPVVMPIDKPRKPWQEKEPRRGSAAPPVVLPPSLHLLSLSILGWNYSSNHSAHISHIHSGKALHSEPDFDRVLLRIMHLFEEGEDPELSKPVTMNLKEVLQGIGEVKLLEERSLTGTWNITSLQRWKWKTADNLEKKDEQYRGRQDKDFVVTISPKEIRTFFVHFGSGNF, encoded by the exons ATGCGGGTTTTAGCCGTGATCGTGTTTGTGTGCGGCTGCTGTTGCGCTTGTGCAGCGATGTTAGAGGACCAGCCCATCCAGACGTTTGTGATTCCTCACAGTCACATGGATGTGGGCTGGGTTTACACCATCCAG GAGAGCATGCACGCCTATGCAGCCAATGTTTACAGCACTGTGACTGAGGAGCTGTCAAAGGTCAAAGAGCGCAGGTTCATCTCCGTGGAGCAGGAGTTCTTCCGACTCTGGTGGGACACTGTGGCTTCAGACTCCCAGAAGAAACAG GCGCGCCAGCTTGTGAAAGACGGTCGACTGGAGTTTATCATCGGAGGCCAAGTGATGCACGACGAGGCTGTAACGGACCTGGAGGATCAGATCTTGCAGCTGACAG AGGGCCACGGCTTCCTCTATGAGACGTTTGGAGTGCGCCCTCAGTTCTCTTGGCACGTGGATCCCTTCGGAGCCTCCGCCACCACGCCCGTCCTGTTCGCCCTGGCTGGGTTTAACGCACACCTCGTCTCCCGCATCGACTACGACCTCAAAGACGTCATGCAGAAAAACAAG AAACTACAGTTTGTATGGCGCGGTTCTCCCACTCTGAAAGCCCAGCAAGAGATCTTCACTCACACCATGGACCAGTTTAGCTACTGCACTCCGTCTCAGCTGCCGTTCTCCAacag GTCTGGCTTCTACTGGAACGGAGTCGCTTTGTTCCCGGACCCCCCTAAAAATGGAGTCTACCCCAACATGAGTCTCCCTGTCACCAAGGAAACGGTCCAGGCCTACGCCAAGACCATGGTGGAGAACATCAAGCAGAGGGCTGCGTGGTTCAGGACCAAACACGTGCTCTGGCCGTGG ggCTGCGACAAGCAGTTTTACAACTCTTCAGTACAGTTCAACAACATGGACCCCCTAATGAAGTACATCAACCAGAACAGCAAAGAGCTGGGCGTAACGGTCCAGTATGCCACTCTGAGCGAGTACTTCCAAGCCATCCACCAGTCTAATCTTACCTGGGACGTCCGAGGGAGTgaagattttctcccatattcaACTG AGCCCCACCAGGCATGGACAGGGTTTTACGCCTCCAGGAATGTTTTGAAAGGATTGGCTCGACGAGCCAGTTCCCGACTTCACGCAGCCGAGACGCTTTTCACCCGATACCGAATCAGCTTCCCAGACGGGCCCGTAGCTAAAGACTGGGCGTTGGACAAACTCAGATCTCTGCGCTGGGCTGTTTCCGAG GTTCAGCACCATGATGGCATCACTGGTACCGAGTCTCCCAAGGTGGCAGACATGTATGTGCAGAATCTGATGCAGGCACTGATGGGAGTCGAGGAGCTTCTGGCTGCGCTCTTTTTGCTACCCCACGACCTCGGCGATACCAGCGTCCTGGGCGGGAGCGTCCACaacaaag TTAATCAGGATCTGGAGCAGCATGTCATCATTTACAACCCATTAGCGTGGAACATCACCAGCATCGTCAACATCACTGTGCCGTTCGCGAGCGCGGCCGTCTATGACGAGGATGGGCGCCCTGTCCCTGCACAG ATCCAGATGTCGGCGAACTCCAACACATCCTACGATCTGTTTGTCATAGTGGAACTCGGAGGCCTTCAGGAGAGAACATACTTGATCAAGTTCTCTGAGACGCTGCGCTCGGGGAAGTCTAAGTGGGTGGACACTTATGAGGCAAAAGGCGTTTTGTTTGAGAGACGCAGTGTGAAGGACTGGGTTAAGACAGGAAGGCGGCTTCTGCCTGTTCTGAATGAATGTCACAGGCTCATGTTTGACCAGGACACCAATCTGCTGCACAGTATCACTTATAT GAATCCAGATAAAAGGCAAGTAAGGATGACGCAGGATTTCTGGGAGTACGAGGCAAACGGAGACGTGAAAAAAGGGCCCATCTCTGATAACTACATCTTCAGTGCAAACGGTCCAGCCGTGCGGGCCTATAAGGCCGTGGAAATGGAGATTATCCCGGGGAGGATCGTCACTGAGATCCGGCAGTACTTCTACAG AGAGGAGGCCGATAAAGACTTCGCCTACTCAATCACCACCCGTGTCCCGGGATGCTTGGGGACCCGGCTGCCGTGTCACAGACTGGAGCAGAGCTACTCGCTGGGACCCCTCCACGTCAACACGGAGGTTGTCCTCAGGACACACACCTCCTTGATGAACAATAGGACCCTGTACTCGGATGACAATGGCTTTCAGATGATGAAGAGGACATACAAGAAATTCACAAACAACACATTATCAAGG AATTACTTCCCCATGGTTCGGGCAGCTTACATTGAGGATGACCTCGGCCGACTGGTGCTGCTCAGTGACAGAGCTCATGGGGTTTCTAGTCAAGTCAACGGAGAACTGGAG GTCATGCTCCATCGCCGTCTTTGGAACAACGTGCTGTGGAACCTCGGGTACAACCTGACACTGAACGACAGCTCGGTGGTGAGGCCCACCCTCTGGCTGGTGCTGGGATCCGTAAGTGCAACCTCCAAGCTGTACCAGCGGGAGGCGATAGAGCTGCAGCACAGACCCGTCGTCATGCCCATTGATAAGCCTC GCAAGCCTTGGCAGGAGAAGGAGCCCAGACGTGGCTCTGCTGCGCCTCCGGTTGTTTTGCCACCCAGCCTCCATCTCCTCAGCCTCAGCATCCTTGGATGGAACTACAGCTCTAATCACAGTGCTCACATCAGCCACATACACTCAG GCAAAGCCCTTCACTCAGAGCCAGACTTTGATCGTGTGTTGCTGAGAATCATGCATCTGTTTGAGGAGGGGGAGGACCCTGAGCTTTCCAAGCCCGTCACCATGAACCTTAAA GAAGTGCTGCAGGGCATAGGAGAGGTGAAGTTGCTGGAGGAGCGTTCTCTCACGGGAACCTGGAATATCACCAGTCTGCAGAGGTGGAAGTGGAAAACTGCAGATAACTTAGAAAAAA AGGATGAACAGTATCGTGGGAGACAAGACAAAGATTTTGTTGTGACCATCTCACCTAAAGAGATCCGAACCTTCTTCGTTCACTTCGGCTCTGGGAACTTTTAG
- the smim20 gene encoding small integral membrane protein 20 — MSKNTRIALVFGGFVTAVAAAFYPIFVYPLAHKDEYRHVQKINRAGINQADVQPVGVKMWSDPFKPADK, encoded by the exons atgtctaAAAACACGAGGATAGCGTTGGTATTTGGGGGTTTTGTGACGGCGGTGGCTGCTGCGTTTTACCCCATATTTGTCTACCCGCTGGCCCACAAGGACGAGTACA GGCATGTCCAGAAGATCAACCGGGCAGGAATCAACCAGGCGGACGTGCAGCCTGTTG gTGTGAAGATGTGGTCTGACCCTTTTAAACCTGCAGACAAGTGA